A region of Sulfitobacter faviae DNA encodes the following proteins:
- a CDS encoding DUF3035 domain-containing protein, with product MRRIALISLIPLALAACSNQGLRDLQPTSEGPDEFLIQPVKPLERPDNLNTLPTPAPGQANLTDRSAVAEGVAAFGGRLDTSTGIPAGDAALVQHAGRMGVQPGIRESLAEADAKFRKRKGRFTQFRIVPVDRYGQAYKRMILDAHSEAERWRRAGGRTPSYPPQDTRFR from the coding sequence ATGCGCCGCATTGCCCTCATCAGCTTGATCCCGCTGGCCCTCGCCGCCTGCAGCAATCAGGGCCTTCGCGATTTGCAGCCGACTTCTGAAGGGCCTGATGAGTTCCTGATCCAACCGGTCAAGCCGCTGGAGCGTCCTGACAACCTGAACACCCTGCCCACGCCTGCGCCGGGGCAGGCGAACCTGACCGACCGCTCGGCGGTGGCCGAAGGGGTGGCGGCATTCGGCGGGCGTTTGGATACCTCTACTGGCATCCCGGCGGGGGATGCGGCGTTGGTCCAACATGCGGGCCGGATGGGCGTGCAGCCCGGAATCCGTGAGAGCTTGGCCGAGGCCGACGCGAAATTCCGCAAGCGCAAGGGCCGTTTCACCCAATTCCGCATCGTACCGGTTGATCGCTACGGCCAAGCCTACAAGCGCATGATCCTCGACGCCCATAGCGAGGCGGAGCGCTGGCGCAGGGCAGGCGGACGCACGCCGTCCTACCCGCCGCAGGACACACGTTTTCGCTAG
- the deoC gene encoding deoxyribose-phosphate aldolase, giving the protein MATQTTPQHRETETDAPGHLPQVTEPRVEPMPLDMDWLRSVQANTSAIERRAAALPARRSLKKDHQAAWLLRAVTCIDLTTLSGDDTARRVERLCAKARQPIAPDLLNALGMAPITTGAVCVYHEMIPAARRALEGTNIPIAAVSTGFPAGLSPLELRIREIEMSVEAGASEIDIVISRRHVLSGDWQALYDEMRAFREACGEAHVKAILATGELGSLRNVARASLVCMMAGADFIKTSTGKESVNATLPVSLVMIRAIREYYARTGVRVGYKPAGGISKAKDAITYLALMKEELGDRWLQPDLFRFGASSLLGDIERQLEHHVTGNYSAAYRHATA; this is encoded by the coding sequence ATGGCCACCCAGACGACCCCGCAGCACCGTGAGACAGAGACCGACGCGCCGGGCCATCTGCCCCAGGTCACCGAACCCCGCGTCGAACCGATGCCGCTTGATATGGATTGGCTGCGCTCGGTGCAGGCGAACACCTCGGCGATCGAACGCCGCGCCGCCGCCCTGCCCGCCCGCCGTTCGCTGAAAAAGGACCACCAAGCCGCGTGGCTGCTGCGCGCGGTGACCTGTATCGACCTGACGACCCTTTCGGGCGACGATACCGCGCGCCGGGTCGAGCGGCTTTGCGCCAAGGCGCGGCAACCGATTGCGCCCGATCTGCTCAACGCGCTTGGCATGGCGCCGATCACCACCGGCGCGGTCTGCGTCTATCACGAGATGATCCCCGCCGCGCGGCGCGCGCTGGAGGGGACGAACATTCCCATCGCCGCCGTCTCAACCGGGTTCCCGGCAGGGCTGTCGCCCTTGGAACTGCGCATTCGCGAGATCGAGATGAGTGTTGAGGCCGGTGCGAGTGAGATCGACATCGTGATCTCGCGCCGTCACGTGCTCTCGGGCGACTGGCAGGCGCTTTACGATGAAATGCGCGCCTTTCGCGAAGCCTGCGGCGAGGCCCATGTGAAGGCGATCCTCGCCACCGGCGAATTGGGATCGCTGCGCAATGTGGCCCGCGCGTCGCTGGTTTGCATGATGGCCGGGGCCGATTTCATCAAGACCTCGACCGGCAAGGAAAGCGTGAACGCCACCCTGCCCGTGAGCCTCGTCATGATCCGCGCGATCCGCGAGTATTACGCGCGCACCGGCGTGCGCGTGGGCTACAAGCCCGCGGGCGGCATCTCGAAGGCCAAGGATGCGATCACCTATCTGGCGCTGATGAAGGAAGAGTTGGGCGACCGTTGGTTGCAGCCTGACCTGTTCCGCTTTGGGGCGTCCTCGCTCTTGGGCGATATCGAGCGGCAGTTGGAGCATCATGTGACCGGCAATTATTCGGCGGCTTACCGCCACGCGACCGCCTGA
- the purH gene encoding bifunctional phosphoribosylaminoimidazolecarboxamide formyltransferase/IMP cyclohydrolase, whose translation MPDLYPIKRALLSVSDKTGLLDLGKALAARGVELLSTGGTAKALRDAGLEVLDVADVTGFPEMMDGRVKTLHPVVHGGLLALRDNDEHVGAMNEHNIGAIDLVVVNLYPFEETVAKGAEYAEVIENIDIGGPAMIRSAAKNHGFVNVVVDVEDYAEVIAELEANDGQTTYALRQRLAQTAYARTAAYDTAVSTWMAAQVAATPRRRTFGGTLAQTLRYGENPHQQAAFYTDGSNAPGLANAVQHQGKELSYNNINDTDAAFALVSEFDPKDGPACAIIKHANPCGVARGETLLEAYTRAFDCDRTSAFGGIIALNQPLDGPTAEAIAAIFTEVVIAPGADEDAKRIFAAKKNLRLLTTEGLADPTAAELAVRQVSGGFLVQDKDVGRITRDDLKVVTKRKPSDQELDDMLFAWTVAKHVKSNAIIYVKDGATVGVGAGQMSRVDSTRIAARKAQDMAEVMDIEAPLTQGSVVASDAFFPFADGLITAAEAGATALIQPGGSMRDDEVIAAADEAGLAMVFTGMRHFRH comes from the coding sequence GGGCTTGAGGTTCTGGATGTGGCCGATGTGACTGGCTTTCCCGAGATGATGGACGGGCGCGTGAAAACGCTGCATCCGGTCGTGCATGGCGGTCTGTTGGCCCTGCGCGACAATGACGAACACGTCGGCGCGATGAACGAACATAACATCGGCGCGATCGATCTGGTGGTGGTGAACCTCTACCCCTTCGAGGAAACCGTCGCCAAGGGCGCGGAATACGCCGAGGTGATCGAGAATATCGACATTGGCGGCCCGGCGATGATCCGCTCGGCGGCCAAGAACCACGGTTTCGTCAATGTGGTGGTGGATGTCGAGGATTACGCCGAGGTCATCGCGGAGCTGGAGGCCAACGACGGCCAGACCACTTACGCCCTGCGCCAACGGCTGGCCCAGACCGCCTATGCCCGCACCGCTGCCTATGACACCGCCGTCAGCACATGGATGGCCGCGCAGGTCGCGGCCACGCCGCGCCGCCGCACCTTTGGCGGCACGTTGGCCCAGACCCTGCGCTATGGCGAGAACCCGCATCAGCAGGCGGCCTTCTACACCGATGGCTCGAACGCCCCCGGTCTGGCCAACGCGGTGCAGCACCAAGGCAAGGAGCTGTCCTACAACAACATCAACGACACCGACGCGGCCTTCGCGCTGGTCAGCGAGTTCGACCCCAAGGACGGCCCCGCCTGCGCGATCATCAAACACGCCAACCCCTGTGGCGTGGCCCGGGGCGAGACGCTGCTGGAAGCCTACACCCGCGCCTTCGACTGTGACCGAACCTCGGCCTTTGGCGGCATCATCGCGCTGAACCAGCCGCTGGACGGGCCGACGGCTGAGGCCATCGCGGCGATCTTCACCGAGGTCGTCATCGCCCCCGGCGCGGATGAGGATGCCAAGCGCATCTTCGCCGCCAAGAAGAACCTGCGCCTGCTGACCACCGAAGGCCTCGCCGATCCGACCGCCGCCGAACTGGCGGTGCGTCAGGTCTCGGGCGGCTTTCTCGTGCAAGACAAGGACGTGGGTCGCATCACCCGCGATGACCTGAAAGTCGTGACCAAGCGCAAGCCCTCGGATCAGGAACTGGATGACATGCTCTTTGCTTGGACTGTGGCGAAACACGTCAAGTCCAACGCCATCATCTACGTCAAGGATGGCGCCACTGTGGGCGTGGGCGCGGGCCAGATGAGCCGCGTCGACAGCACCCGCATCGCCGCGCGCAAGGCCCAAGACATGGCCGAGGTGATGGACATCGAAGCCCCCCTGACGCAGGGCTCGGTCGTGGCCTCTGATGCCTTCTTCCCCTTCGCCGACGGCCTCATCACCGCGGCCGAGGCCGGTGCCACGGCGCTGATCCAGCCCGGCGGCTCCATGCGTGACGACGAGGTGATCGCGGCGGCGGATGAGGCGGGCCTTGCCATGGTCTTCACCGGCATGCGCCACTTCCGGCACTAA
- the lspA gene encoding signal peptidase II: MRTFGIAAFVAFLIDQISKYVVIHMMELARVRSIDVLPPVLNFRYGENRGINFGLGGDMSQWVLIVVALVICAGVTLWLWRSPHGRWAQLSGGLLVGGALANVADRLIYGYVLDFLNNSCCGINNPFVYNLADVFIFAGALGLILFTGEPKSAPKRRGKKGQ, encoded by the coding sequence ATGCGGACATTCGGCATCGCGGCCTTCGTGGCCTTTCTGATCGACCAGATCAGCAAATATGTGGTCATTCACATGATGGAACTGGCGCGTGTCCGCTCCATCGACGTGCTGCCGCCGGTGCTGAATTTCCGCTACGGGGAAAACCGGGGCATCAACTTTGGCCTCGGCGGCGACATGAGCCAATGGGTGCTGATCGTGGTGGCGCTGGTGATCTGCGCGGGCGTCACCCTATGGCTCTGGCGCAGCCCGCATGGGCGTTGGGCGCAGCTCAGCGGTGGCCTGCTGGTCGGCGGGGCGCTGGCGAATGTGGCGGACCGGCTGATCTACGGCTATGTGCTCGATTTCCTGAACAACTCCTGCTGCGGCATCAACAACCCTTTCGTCTACAACTTGGCGGATGTCTTTATCTTTGCCGGGGCCTTGGGGCTGATCCTCTTTACCGGAGAGCCGAAAAGCGCGCCCAAACGCCGGGGCAAAAAAGGTCAGTGA
- a CDS encoding M16 family metallopeptidase, whose amino-acid sequence MAALVATLFTAPAAQAGQTENEAVTHFTLDNGMEVVVVEDHRAPVVQQMVWYRAGSADEPKGASGVAHFLEHLLFKATDKLEAGEFSATVAANGGRDNAFTSYDYTAYYQRVAADRLGLMMEMEADRMKNIRLTPENIETERDVILEERNQRTENNPAALFSEQLSAVQYLNHRYGVPIIGWKHEMEELDLEDALSFYELYYSPNNAILVVSGDVTPEEVRELAEATYGQIPANPALPERLRTEEPPQIAERRLIYKDARVAQPYVRRSYLAQERDSGEQEEAAALLLLSELLGGGTTSYLAEKLQFDAQIANYTGAFYKADTLDDTTFDLVVLPVPGVSLQQAEEALDEALAQFMEAGVDPEHLERLKAQLRADQIYARDDADSVAHRYGSALAIGLTVEDVQAWPDVLQAVTAEDIMQAAHDLFDKRASVTGWLMKEDAQ is encoded by the coding sequence ATGGCGGCCCTGGTGGCAACGCTTTTCACAGCCCCCGCCGCGCAGGCGGGGCAGACCGAGAACGAAGCGGTCACCCATTTCACCCTTGATAACGGCATGGAGGTCGTGGTCGTCGAAGACCACCGTGCCCCGGTCGTGCAGCAAATGGTTTGGTACCGTGCAGGTTCAGCGGATGAGCCCAAAGGTGCCTCCGGCGTGGCGCATTTCCTTGAGCACCTGCTGTTCAAGGCCACCGATAAGCTGGAAGCGGGCGAGTTCTCGGCCACCGTGGCCGCCAACGGCGGGCGCGACAACGCTTTCACCAGCTACGATTACACCGCCTATTACCAGCGCGTCGCGGCAGACCGCCTTGGCCTGATGATGGAGATGGAGGCCGACCGGATGAAGAACATCCGTTTGACCCCCGAAAACATCGAAACCGAACGCGATGTGATCCTCGAAGAGCGCAATCAGCGGACCGAGAACAACCCCGCCGCGCTGTTCAGCGAACAACTCAGCGCCGTGCAATATCTCAACCACCGCTACGGCGTGCCGATCATCGGCTGGAAACATGAGATGGAGGAGTTGGACCTCGAAGACGCCCTGTCGTTCTATGAACTCTACTACTCGCCCAACAACGCGATCCTCGTGGTCTCGGGCGATGTAACACCGGAAGAGGTGCGCGAACTGGCCGAGGCCACCTATGGTCAAATCCCCGCCAACCCCGCCTTGCCGGAACGTCTGCGCACCGAAGAGCCGCCCCAGATCGCCGAGCGTCGGTTGATCTACAAAGACGCCCGCGTGGCCCAGCCCTATGTCCGCCGCTCCTATCTTGCCCAAGAACGTGACAGCGGCGAACAGGAGGAAGCGGCGGCGCTCTTGCTGCTTAGCGAATTGCTGGGCGGCGGCACCACGTCCTACCTTGCCGAGAAACTGCAATTCGACGCGCAGATCGCCAATTACACCGGCGCCTTCTACAAGGCCGACACGCTGGACGACACGACCTTTGACCTCGTCGTGCTGCCCGTGCCCGGCGTCAGCCTGCAACAGGCCGAAGAGGCGCTGGACGAGGCGCTCGCGCAGTTCATGGAGGCCGGTGTCGACCCGGAACACCTCGAACGTCTCAAGGCGCAGTTGCGCGCCGACCAAATCTACGCTCGCGACGACGCGGACAGCGTGGCGCACCGCTATGGTTCGGCCCTCGCTATCGGCCTCACGGTCGAAGACGTGCAGGCATGGCCCGATGTGCTTCAAGCCGTCACCGCCGAAGACATCATGCAGGCCGCCCACGACCTGTTCGACAAACGCGCATCGGTCACCGGTTGGCTGATGAAGGAGGACGCGCAATGA